A window from Peromyscus leucopus breed LL Stock chromosome 8a, UCI_PerLeu_2.1, whole genome shotgun sequence encodes these proteins:
- the Taar9 gene encoding trace amine-associated receptor 9, translating into MASSFSPSESLELCYENVNGSCIKSAYSPGPRAILYVVLGLGAVLAVFGNLLVIIAILHFKQLHTPTNFLVASLACADFLVGVTVMPFSTVRSVESCWYFGESYCKFHTCFDTSFCFASLFHLCCISIDRYIAVTDPLSYPTKFTVSVSGICIALSWFFSVTYSFSIFYTGANEEGIEELVVALTCVGGCQAPLNRNWVLLCFLLFFLPTVVMVFLYGRIFLVAKHQARKIESTANQAQASSESYKERVAKRERKAAKTLGIAMAAFLVSWLPYIIDAVIDAYMNFITPPYVYEILVWCVYYNSAMNPLIYAFFYPWFRKAIKFIVSGKVFRGDSCTTNLFSEEVDVG; encoded by the coding sequence ATGGCAAGCAGCTTCTCCCCTTCGGAATCTTTAGAGCTCTGCTACGAGAATGTGAACGGATCCTGCATCAAAAGTGCCTACTCCCCGGGTCCCCGAGCCATCCTCTACGTGGTCCTTGGTTTGGGAGCCGTGCTGGCAGTGTTTGGGAACTTGCTGGTCATTATAGCCATCCTCCACTTTAAACAGTTACACACACCTACGAACTTTCTGGTGGCATCCCTGGCCTGTGCTGACTTCTTGGTGGGGGTGACCGTGATGCCCTTCAGCACCGTGCGGTCTGTGGAGAGCTGCTGGTACTTTGGGGAGAGTTACTGCAAGTTCCACACTTGCTTCGACACCTCCTTCTGCTTCGCGTCTCTTTTTCATCTGTGCTGTATATCCATTGACAGGTACATCGCTGTGACAGACCCGCTGAGTTACCCAACCAAGTTCACGGTGTCGGTTTCTGGGATATGCATCGCTCTCTCTTGGTTCTTTTCTGTCACGTACAGCTTTTCTATCTTTTACACGGGAGCCAATGAAGAAGGGATCGAGGAACTGGTGGTTGCTCTGACCTGCGTGGGAGGCTGCCAGGCTCCGCTGAACCGAAATTGGGTTttactttgtttccttttattcttcCTGCCCACTGTTGTCATGGTGTTTCTATACGGTAGGATATTTTTGGTGGCAAAGCACCAGGCTAGGAAGATAGAGAGTACAGCCAATCAAGCGCAGGCCTCCTCAGAGAGCTACAAAGAAAGAGTAgctaaaagagagaggaaggctgcCAAAACCTTGGGGATCGCCATGGCAGCCTTCCTGGTGTCTTGGCTGCCGTATATTATCGATGCTGTGATTGATGCCTACATGAACTTCATAACACCCCCGTACGTCTATGAGATCTTAGTGTGGTGTGTCTATTACAATTCAGCCATGAACCCCTTGATATATGCCTTTTTTTATCCTTGGTTTCGGAAGGCAATAAAATTTATCGTCAGTGGCAAAGTCTTCAGGGGTGATTCATGCACAACTAATTTATTCTCGGAAGAGGTAGATGTAGGTTAA
- the LOC114698599 gene encoding trace amine-associated receptor 8c-like, which yields MTSNFSEPALQLCYENMNGSCIKTPYSPGVRVILYMVFGFGAVMAVCGNPLVVISVLHFKQLHSPANFLIASLASADFLVGISVMPFSMVRSIESCWYFGDKFCSLHSCCDVAFCYSSVLHLCFISIDRCITVNDPLVYPTKFTVSVSGICISISWTLPLVYSSAVFYTGISAKGMESLVGALNCVGGCQVVVNQDWVLMSFLLFFTPTLVIIILYSKIFLVAKQQAVKIETTIGSNKAESSSENYKPRVAKRKRKAAKTLGITVVAFVISWLPYTMDTLIDSYMGFITPAYIYEICCWGAYYNSALNPFIYALFYPWFRKAIRLILSGEILKGHSSTTTLFSE from the coding sequence ATGACCAGCAACTTTTCCGAACCAGCCCTACAGCTCTGTTATGAGAACATGAATGGATCCTGTATTAAAACTCCCTACTCGCCAGGGGTCAGGGTCATCCTGTACATGGTCTTTGGCTTTGGGGCTGTGATGGCAGTGTGTGGGAACCCCCTGGTGGTGATTTCAGTTCTCCATTTCAAGCAGCTGCACTCTCCAGCCAATTTCCTCATCGCCTCTCTGGCCAGTGCTGACTTTTTGGTGGGTATCTCTGTGATGCCCTTCAGCATGGTCAGGTCCATAGAGAGCTGCTGGTACTTTGGAGACAAATTTTGTAGTCttcacagctgctgtgatgtGGCATTTTGTtactcttctgtcctccacctgTGCTTCATCTCCATCGACAGGTGCATCACTGTCAATGACCCTCTGGTCTATCCCACCAAGTTCACAGTGTCTGTGTCAGGAATTTGCATCAGCATCTCCTGGACTCTGCCCTTGGTGTACAGCAGTGCCGTGTTCTACACAGGCATCAGTGCCAAGGGGATGGAAAGCTTAGTGGGTGCTCTCAACTGTGTAGGGGGCTGCCAAGTTGTTGTCAATCAAGACTGGGTTCTGatgagttttcttttattcttcacaCCTACCCTTGTTATAATCATTCTCTACAGTAAAATTTTTTTGGTAGCTAAACAACAAGCTGTAAAAATTGAAACTACCATAGGTAGCAACAAAGCAGAGTCATCCTCAGAGAATTACAAACCCAGAGTGgccaagagaaagaggaaggctgcAAAAACCTTGGGGATCACTGTGGTGGCATTTGTGATCTCATGGTTGCCATACACAATGGATACACTGATTGATTCTTATATGGGTTTCATCACTCCTGCCTACATCTATGAAATTTGTTGCTGGGGTGCCTATTATAACTCAGCCCTGAATCCTTTTATATATGCTTTGTTTTATCCTTGGTTTAGGAAAGCCATAAGGCTTATTTTAAGTGGGGAGATTTTAAAGGGACATTCATCAACCACAACTTTGTTTTCAGAATAA
- the LOC114698600 gene encoding trace amine-associated receptor 8b — MTSNFSQPALQLCYENMNGSCIKTPYSPGVRVILYMVFGFGAVLAVCGNLLVVISVLHFKQLHSPANFLIASLASADFMVGISVMPFSMVRSIESCWYFGDTFCSLHSCWDAAFCYSSLFHLCFISIDRYIAVTDPLVYPTKFTVSVSGICISISWTLPLVYSSAVFYTGISAKGMESLVGALNCVGGCQVVVNQDWVLIDFLLFFIPTLVMIILYSKIFLVAKQQAVKIETTIGSNKAESSSENYKARVAKRERKAAKTLGVTVVAFMFSWLPYTIDTLIDAYMGFITPAYIYEICCWSAYYNSALNPLIYALFYPWFRKAIKLILSGGVLKSHSSTVSLFSE, encoded by the coding sequence ATGACCAGCAACTTTTCCCAACCAGCCCTGCAGCTCTGTTATGAGAACATGAATGGATCCTGCATTAAAACTCCCTACTCGCCAGGGGTTAGGGTCATCCTGTACATGGTCTTTGGCTTTGGGGCTGTGCTGGCAGTGTGTGGGAACCTCCTGGTGGTGATTTCAGTTCTCCATTTCAAGCAGCTGCACTCTCCAGCCAATTTCCTCATCGCCTCTCTGGCCAGCGCTGACTTTATGGTGGGTATCTCTGTGATGCCCTTCAGCATGGTCAGGTCCATAGAGAGCTGCTGGTACTTTGGAGACACATTCTGTAGCCTTCACAGTTGCTGGGATGCGGCATTTTGTTACTCTTCTCTTTTCCACCTGTGCTTCATCTCCATCGACAGGTACATCGCTGTCACTGACCCTCTGGTCTATCCCACCAAGTTCACAGTGTCTGTGTCAGGAATTTGCATCAGCATCTCCTGGACTCTGCCCTTGGTGTACAGCAGTGCCGTGTTCTACACAGGCATCAGTGCCAAGGGGATGGAAAGCTTAGTGGGTGCTCTCAACTGTGTAGGGGGCTGCCAAGTTGTTGTCAATCAAGACTGGGTTCTGAtagattttcttttgttcttcataCCTACTCTTGTTATGATCATTCTCTACAGCAAAATTTTTTTGGTAGCTAAACAGCAAGCTGTAAAAATTGAAACTACTATTGGTAGCAACAAAGCAGAGTCATCCTCAGAGAATTACAAAGCCAGAGTAgccaagagagagaggaaggctgcAAAAACCTTGGGGGTCACTGTGGTGGCATTTATGTTCTCATGGTTACCATATACAATTGACACATTGATTGATGCTTATATGGGTTTCATCACTCCTGCCTACATCTATGAAATTTGTTGCTGGAGTGCATATTATAACTCAGCCCTGAACCCTTTGATTTATGCTTTGTTTTACCCTTGGTTTAGGAAAGCCATAAAGCTTATTTTAAGTGGGGGGGTGCTAAAGAGTCATTCATCTACCGTGAGTTTGTTTTCAGAATAA
- the LOC114698634 gene encoding trace amine-associated receptor 7a-like, translating into MAIDDGSFLRDLARIMSEDLVSSTSVQLCYENLNGSCIRNPYSPGPRLILYAVFGFGAVLAVCGNLLVMMSILHFKHLHSPANFLVASLACADFLVGLTVMPFSTVRSVESCWYFGDSYCKFHSCFEGSFCFSSIFHLCFISVDRYIAVSDPLTYPTRFTASVSGKCIAFSWLLSIIYSFSLFYTGENKAGLEDLVTALTCVGGCQVPVNQSWVFINFLLFFIPTLVMITVYTKIFLIAKQQAQRIERMSDQTAKSSDSYKDRVAKRERKAAKTLGIAVAAFLLSWLPYFIDSIIDAFLGFITPTYVYEILIWIAYYNSAMNPLIYAFFYPWFRKAIRLIVTGRILRENSSATNLFLV; encoded by the coding sequence ATGGCTATAGATGATGGCAGTTTTCTCAGAGATCTAGCCAGAATCATGAGTGAAGATCTGGTCTCTTCCACATCTGTCCAGCTGTGCTATGAGAACCTGAATGGATCCTGCATCAGGAACCCTTACTCCCCAGGCCCTCGCCTCATCCTCTATGCAGTCTTTGGCTTTGGGGCTGTGCTGGCTGTGTGTGGAAACCTCCTAGTGATGATGTCCATTCTTCATTTCAAACATCTGCACTCTCCTGCCAACTTTCTGGTGGCATCCCTGGCCTGTGCTGACTTCTTGGTGGGACTGACCGTGATGCCCTTCAGCACAGTGAGGTCTGTGGAGAGCTGCTGGTACTTTGGGGACAGTTACTGTAAATTTCATTCTTGTTTTGAAGGgtcattctgtttttcttctatcTTTCACCTGTGTTTCATCTCTGTGGATAGATATATTGCTGTCAGTGACCCCCTGACTTACCCAACCAGGTTCACTGCATCTGTTTCTGGCAAGTGTATCGCCTTCTCCTggctcctgtccatcatctacaGCTTTTCCCTCTTTTACACAGGGGAAAATAAAGCTGGACTGGAGGATCTAGTGACTGCCCTCACCTGTGTGGGAGGCTGTCAAGTCCCAGTAAATCAAAGCTGGGTCTTCATCAATTTTCTACTATTTTTTATCCCCACACTTGTCATGATAACTGTCTACACTAAGATTTTCCTCATTGCTAAGCAACAGGCTCAGAGGATTGAGAGAATGAGTGACCAGACAGCCAAGTCTTCAGACAGCTACAAGGACAGGGTGgccaagagggagaggaaagcagCCAAAACCCTGGGAATCGCAGTGGcagccttcctcctttcctggctGCCATACTTCATTGACTCCATCATTGATGCCTTCCTGGGCTTCATCACACCCACGTATGTGTATGAAATACTAATTTGGATTGCCTACTACAACTCAGCCATGAACCCTCTGATTTATGCTTTTTTTTATCCTTGGTTTCGAAAAGCCATCAGACTGATTGTCACTGGCAGAATCTTGAGAGAGAATTCCTCAGCCACCAACTTGTTTCTTGTGTAG